The nucleotide window TCGGGGTCAAGCGCAGAGGTTGGCTCGTCAAAAAGCATCAGCTTAGGTTGCATAGCAACCGCCCGGGCAATAGCCACACGCTGCTGCTGACCGCCAGATAGCTGGACGGGGTAGGCGTCGGCCTTGTGCGCCAAACCAACTTGTTCAAGCAGCTCCATTGCGCGTTTTTTCGCCGTTGCCGGCGGCTGAGATTTAACGTGTACGGGCGCCTCAATGATGTTGTCCAGCACAGTGCGGTGGGGGAACAGGTTGAAGTTTTGGAACACCATGCCGATGTCGGCACGTTGGCGGGCGGCCTCCTTGGCGGAGATCTCATAGAGGACGCCGTCTTTTTCCTTGTAGCCGATGAGTTCGCCGTCTACATACAACCTGCCTGCATTGACTTGTTCAAGGTGGTTGACGCATCGCAGGAAAGTGGACTTGCCTGAGCCCGAAGGGCCGATGAGGCAGGTGACGCTACCGCGGGGGACTTGAAGGTCGATTCCTTTGAGGACTTCCAGGTGGCCGAAGCTCTTGCACACTTTCTGTGCATCGATCATGAGTTGTTGGTCAGTCATGGGAAGTCCTTAATTTTCGTCCGTGATGGTCACGTTTGCAGGTGGCTTACCTTCAGCATCGGCCAGCGCAGCCAGTTGGCGTGCAGTTAACTGCCGGGAAGCGCCCTTAGAGAAGAATCGTTCAAGGTAGTGCTGGCCGACCATCAGTAGCGAGGTGATGACCAGGTACCAGGTCGCGGCAACGAGAAGCATTGGAACCGGTAGGAAGAGGTTGTTAGCAATGTCCATCGAGCGCCCGTACAGCTCGAGGGTGTAGGGGATCGCCACGACCAGGGAGGTGGTTTTAAGCATGGAGATGAGCTCGTTGCCCGTCGGCGGGATGATGATGCGCATTGCTTGGGGCAGTACCGTGCGGCGCATGGTGAGCCACCAGCTCATGCCCAACGCTTTAGAGGCTTCAGTTTGGCCCTCGGGGACGGCTTGAATGCCGGCCCTGACGATTTCTGCCATATATGCGGATTCGTTGAGCCCCAAGCCGATAACAGCCAAGAAGAAGGCGTTTGAGAGCATAGTTTCGAGGCTGATCTGGGTGAAGCCAAGGTCTATGAATTTATAGATGTTGCTTAGCAGCCCCCAGAACACCAGCTGAACATAGACTGGGGTGCCGCGGAATACCCACAGATAGGCCAGGCTGACCGCGCGCAAAACGGGGTTGGGTGACATGCGCAGCACCGCCAAAATCGCGCCAAGGACCACACCGATGAGCATCGCAAGGACAGTGATTTCGAGGGTGTGTAGCGCGGCAATTGCGACGCGAGTGTCCAAAAGATACGCGAAATAGGTGTCCCAGTGGTATGCCTCGTTGGTGACGCTA belongs to Corynebacterium argentoratense DSM 44202 and includes:
- a CDS encoding amino acid ABC transporter ATP-binding protein, which translates into the protein MTDQQLMIDAQKVCKSFGHLEVLKGIDLQVPRGSVTCLIGPSGSGKSTFLRCVNHLEQVNAGRLYVDGELIGYKEKDGVLYEISAKEAARQRADIGMVFQNFNLFPHRTVLDNIIEAPVHVKSQPPATAKKRAMELLEQVGLAHKADAYPVQLSGGQQQRVAIARAVAMQPKLMLFDEPTSALDPELVGEVLQVMRSLAREGMTMLVVTHEIGFAREVADQVAFMDGGVIVEHGTPQQVIDNPQHNRTREFLSNLL
- a CDS encoding amino acid ABC transporter permease, which codes for MATHSSSPATPAPIEAKQLHHPGRWIAAAILLLIATKFVWSSVTNEAYHWDTYFAYLLDTRVAIAALHTLEITVLAMLIGVVLGAILAVLRMSPNPVLRAVSLAYLWVFRGTPVYVQLVFWGLLSNIYKFIDLGFTQISLETMLSNAFFLAVIGLGLNESAYMAEIVRAGIQAVPEGQTEASKALGMSWWLTMRRTVLPQAMRIIIPPTGNELISMLKTTSLVVAIPYTLELYGRSMDIANNLFLPVPMLLVAATWYLVITSLLMVGQHYLERFFSKGASRQLTARQLAALADAEGKPPANVTITDEN